The sequence below is a genomic window from Methylophilus sp. DW102.
ACATTGACCTAAAAGCAAGGCACGTGCCAACCCATATAAACATTAAAAATCAATATCTTAATTAAAATGCTTAAATTAAATACTTACATTAGCAGCACAACAACATGTTTTTAATTGAAAACACATAAAAATCAACCATTTACACCCCTTTTTTGGAGGGCCTTACATGCTAGAATGTGACCCTAAGGAGAGCCTGCCATGCTATTTTCAAATGAAAAAATTAAAGAATTATCTTTTAAAATCAAACAACTAATTGATTCAAGCCCCATTTCAGAGCTTGAAACCAACTTGCATGCACTAATTCAGGGCATGCTCCCCAAAATGGAACTTGTTTCGCGCGAGGAATTTGATATTCAGGCCGCATTGCTGGCACGCACGCAGCAACAATTAAAACAGCTTGAAGAAAAAATCAGCCAGCTAGAACAAGCCAACGCCGCCATAAAGTAAAATTTAATTTACAATTGTTAGCATTCTTTGGTGCGGGAGTGCTACATGAGTTTGGCCGTGTTATACAGTCGGGCCCTGAGTGGGATGGATGCACCAGAAGTGGTGGTAGAAGTGCATCTCGCCAATGGCCTGCCCAGCTTCACTATCGTCGGGCTGCCAGAAACCGAAGTGAAAGAGAGCAAAGACCGGGTTAGGGCCGCGATTCAAACCGCACAGTTTGAATTCCCGGCGCGGCGGATTACAGTCAATCTGGCACCGGCAGATCTGCCCAAAGAGGGTGGCCGTTACGATTTACCGATTGCGCTTGGGATTCTGGCAGCCTCCGGGCAATTACCTAAACAAGCGCTGGCCAACTATGTCATCGCTGGTGAGCTGGCACTAACAGGCGAGTTAAGGCCGATACGCGGCGCCCTGGCGATGACTTACCAACTGATTCAGGGCCCGGCGCACAAAAGGGCGGCGATTTTGCCCCAGGAGAGTGCGCATGAGGCAAGCCTGGTAGAGGGCTGTTCCATTTTTGCCGCGAATAGTTTGCTTGAAGTCTGCGCCCATCTGTCGGGCAAACAATCGCTGTCCCCTCACCCGCTGGTGCTGTCAGAATCCTCGTTAAGCTTTCCGGATTACCTCGAAGTCAAAGGTCAATTACGCGCCAAGCGCGCCCTGGAAATTGCCGCGGCGGGTCAACATAGTTTATTGATGAGCGGCCCGCCAGGCACAGGCAAAAGCATGCTGGCGAACCGATTTAATAGCATTTTGCCGGACATGACTACGCAGGAAGCGCTGGAAAGTGCGGCAATTTTGTCACTGACCGGCCAGTTTCCGGCCAGCCAGTGGAAAAAGCGGCCATTCAGGGCGCCACATCACACCGCCTCTGCCGTGGCACTGGTGGGTGGCGGCAGTGTGCCCAGACCCGGAGAAATCAGCCTCGCCCATCACGGCGTATTATTTTTGGATGAGCTGCCTGAGTTCGACAGGAAAGTGCTGGAGGTGCTCCGCGAGCCGCTGGAAAGTGGCAATATCACCATTTCTCGGGCAGCCAGACAGGCAACTTTCCCGGCCCAGTTTCAATTGCTTGCAGCGATGAATCCTTGTCCATGTGGCTATTACGGGCACTATAACCAACGCTGCCGCTGTACGCCTGAGCAAATTCTGCGCTATAAAAACAAACTTTCCGGCCCGCTGCTGGACAGGATAGACATGAATATTGATGTACCAGCACTAAAACCAGAAGAGTTGTCACATGACCATCATGGTGAACAGAGTGCGGCCATTCGTGCACGCGTGATTCAGGCGCGAGAGCGTCAACTGACCCGCCAACAGAAACCGAATGCAGCCTTGGGTGCGCTCGAAATTTCCACCCATTGCCAATTGGGTGAGCAGGCGAATCACTTACTGCAAATGGCGGTGCAAAAGTTTTCACTGTCTGCCCGCAGCTATCACCGCATCCTCAAGGTCGCAAGAACCATTGCTGACCTGGCCCAGGCCGAATACATTCTGGATAAGCACATTGCAGAGGCGCTACAATATCGGCGTCATGACTATTGAAAGCGTATTCCACATGCAACTTTATGATGCCAGTATCGCCCCGCTGATTCGTAACCTGCAAAATCTCGAGCACATTCTGCGGCAAGGGGAAGCCTATGCAGAACAGAAAAAAGTCGCACCAGAAGTGCTACTGAATAGCCGTTTGTATGTGGACATGTACCCATTAACCAAACAGGTGCAACTGGTGAGCGACATGAGTAAAGGGGCGGGTGGACGACTGGCAGGCATAGACATTCCGCAATATGCGGATGATGAAGCGAGTTTTGAACAGCTCTACGCCAGAATCGCCAAGACAGTCGCGTTTCTCGAAGCCATCAAGCCTTCACAGCTGGAAGGCGCCGAGCATAAAGAAGTGGTGTTAACCATACGTAAAGTGGATCTGACCTTCACCGGCTTGGATTATCTCGAAAAATGGGTCATGCCCAATGTCTATTTTCATGTCACCACGGCATACAACATTTTGCGCCATCTTGGGGTGCCACTGGGCAAAACCGACTACCTAGGTCAAAAGCGCTGATGCCTCAAGGCCGTTTGCGCCAGTAGCCCGGTTGCTGGTCTGACTGCAACATGGCTTTACGGCGCAATGTCTCATAGGCTTCGCTGTCTGAAATTCCTTGGGCAGAGGCCATCGCTTTCGCCTGCTTGTTCGCGGCAACCACCCAGTCAGGATTTTCCTGATAGCCCCGGTCTTGCATGCAATGTTCCAACACGCGTGACTGTCTAGCCGCTTTTTCCAGCTTCTGGAAGGGCAGTTGCTCTGGTAACGCGGCCGCTGCCTTACTGGCAATCAAATCACACTCATTGATAGTATGAGCCAGCGCACTTTGCGCAGGTGCAGACGCTGGCAACTGCAGCGATTGCCAATACCAATACCCCACCGCCGCCAGCATGGCCATCAACACAACCCACATAAACCGACTCGCACGCATGTATCCGACTCCTTTTTGTTGTTCAACCCTGCCAATATTTTAAGCCAAACCGGCCGACAGCCCTTATAAAATCTGGATTGGTTCATTAAAGCGTCATACAAGACCATTAACATAGATTTAAATGATCGCATGAACAAATTAATTCAAGAATGGAAACCTGATGACGTTAATACAAGTATACATAAACAGAACTAAAGGACGCCCCATGAAAGACTTGCAACAAGACGAGCCGCTGACTTATACCGCCAGCATGCCAGAATTGATGACGGCCCAGGACATTATGTATCTGGCTGAAGATATCACTGCAGACAGCAACATTCAGGCAATTTACAAACCTGCTGAGCTGACGCTGGAAGTCGTGTAAAACACAACGGCAGTTTGCCTCACACCGCTACGCAGTTCATAGCGTGGCATTGCATCGCATGTCGCTTGCCCAGACACCCAACTGGTCCAGCCCCCAACTGATAGACACCCGCCTGATGTTTGCCTACAATAAAACCTCTCTTCAACCGGACGAGAAGGAGGCAACCATGTTTTTAGGCGCAGCAGGCATCTACACACTGATTGGCATCGTCGTCGCAATTTGCCTGATATTGTATGTATTTGCAAAAAAGGTAAAGTAATCCGTATCACATAAAAAAGCCCCGTTTACGGGGCTTTTTTATTGCACACCTCAGATTGGTTACTGGGATTGGTTACTGGATCAATTCACGCCAGCTTTGCTTGGTGCCATAGCTACCATTGCTTTTTTGCTTGAAAATTACCGTGGCCTTGCTGGAACCCGACAACCCAAATATCTGGTCATCCAGGCTTAATTGCTGCGGGGTAGGGTCATTACTGCCAGTCACCACAACATGCGGCACGCCATTCCCGTCATAGACAATATTAAAACCAACGGCGGGTGTGGTCATACGCTCAGAAATGGCACCACCAGGCAACAAAGAGCCACCTTTTTTATAGTTAAAAAAGTTAAACCAGCCATAGCCGGCACCACTACAAGCCTCGCTACTTGGTACAAGTGTTGGCATCATCAGGGCGCCATTGAGTAACAATGGATCCAGATTGACACGCTCCCCTACAGGAAAATCCAGCACCCAGCCATAGCCAGAATCAAAATTCACCGTGCCAGTGGAGGACACCGTACGATCCCCGCTTAACACTTGCGTCGTTAACTGACTACGGCCAATTGGCGTGGTCTGCCCGCTATCCTTGAACACATAGACTGAGTTCTGAGGCGTATTGGTCAAATCGGCAGGCTCCAGAAACTTGCCAGTACCCACCATGACCACCATATTCTTATCGACCTTGCCCAACTCTGGCTGGGTAGTCACTTTTTGTGCAGCACCGCCACCCGCAGTCAAGCTGGCAATTTTATTGACGGTATTGGTATTGATATTAAAACGCCAGATATTGCCATTTAAATCGCCACCATACACATTTAATACCGTGTTGTTCTCAAACATTTGCTCAGCGTAGCCGGAAATTTTTGCCAAGCCGCTAGGGTTGGCAGCATCCCCCTCGCCAGTCGTCAATGTTTTTAACAGGCTGCCTGTTCTTGCATCGAGGACATATAAATAGCCACGACCATCGCCGACCGGATTGTTTGCAACAAAGGTGCCGTCGTTGAGTTTGCGAGCATTGGTGCCGTTGTTGTAACCAGAAGTCAGAAGCACCACCCAGCGCCCATCCAGCATTTTAGTCACCATCGGATTACCAAAGCTGTAGCCTAGCGTATTGTTTATGCCATCTGGCTGAGCATAAAACTCCCAAAGGACTTGTGGGTTTTCCGGTGTGGTCACATCCAGCGCAAAATAGCCACGCCCGCCCCCGTTAAGCCCGGAAACCAAAATCGTACGCCACTCCGCATTGTCCCCGGTGCAAGCTGAGATACAGATATCCGTGACCACCGGGCTGCCATTGACATAATTGGTATGGTAATTGGCACCATATTCCTTATCTGCCAGATTGGCCAGATTCGGAATGACTGGGGATGGGATAAAAGCCCATAGCTCTGTGCCGTCATTGGCATTGAACGCATGTAGCATGCCATCGTTAGCCCCGACATAGACGGCGGCTGTGCGTGTTTTAGCCCAAGTTTTGTAAGCCTTATAGCCGGGATCGAGATAATCAACGTTAGAAGCCCTGAAATAACTGGGGCGAGATTGTGAGATATCGCCCAGTGTTGCCTGCCGCTCTCTGAATAAGCGGTTGGCAGGCGCTGTATTCATACTGTTGTCTTCATAGGTCTTATTCCCAATCAGGTAATCAACCAGCTTGTCGGCTTTTTGAGTATCTGTCATTTTCGGATCGGTGGCAGGCAAGGCTTTCATCTGGCTTAAAGCGTTATAACCTTCTTCCAGTTTAGTTCTATACGCTGCCGGTAAATTACCAGGTTTAAAGTCAGCACGGGCATTGTTATTGTTAAAGTAAATTTTACGTTGCCCAATTTGCGTTTTGAGTTTGCCATCGCAGCTACGGGCAATGGGCACATAGCATGCTGTTGCGTCACCAAAATTCAGCACTGATCCCAGAGAACCGTTAGCGTTGCTACAAGTTGAATCGGTGGAGTTGCTGGTTTTGCAATACAAGTTACTGTCTGGTCCGGTATAGGCTGTGGCTGGAGAGGTGCAGGCCTCAGCCGCCACATTTTCCACACACCAGACGGCCGTTTCAGAAGTTTGCAAAGAGTTAGTATTCACCGTGCGTGCTTCAAGGTTTCCCGTCCATTTCACTGACTGGTAACTGGCAACATACTGAAAGTTATCGCCATTAGTGGGCGCCAGGCTACTGGCTGCAGCCGCGGCACTTGCGCCCTGGATAGATTTAATCTCGGACAAACCCTTGGCCAAAGACTCACGCAACAATTTGGGGTTACTGGCACTGTAGTAGGTACCGCCTGCATTCACCGCGGCATGCCACAAATCATCAATCCGGGTACCGTTTTCTTTGAGTGTAGGATCAGGCCAGTTTTTGCGCATAGGGGTCGCACTTAAGTCCTTAAAATCGCCAGTGGTTTGCGTTTTATAGTCATCGGTGTAAAGCAGCGTCCCTGCAATGCCCAAGCCTAAGGTCAAGGTGACCATGTTTTGCTTAGGGTAATCCGTCGCCGTGCCACAAACGGATGAACCCAAAGATCCCGTGCAATTGGAGAGCGTGCTGTCACGGATATCCGTGTCATAAAAATACTTGGCCGTATCCGCCAAAGTATTGGATTTGTTACTACTATCAAACTGTGGCGCCGGCGTACTGCCACCGTCCTGATTCCCTATCGCAGTCGAGCCGTTGATGCGGGTTGGATTGCTGGGATCGTTCCAATATCCATCTGTGGTCAACAAGGTAAAGTTGGATTGGCAGGCATACTGTATCGGATCATCGGTTCCCAACGTCTTTTTACCGGCATAGTGTTGACCTACGTTGGCGAGAGCTGTGCGCAACGGCGTCCCGCCACTAGGATTGACTGCAAACAATTTATCGTACCAGGATTGCTTTTGCGAGCTGTCAAAAGGAGCCAGCGGCAGATAATTAGAAGATGAATTATTAATCGTCACAAATCCCACTCTGTACCTGGAATCCAGGGCTTTAAATGCCTGACTGGCCGCCGTTTTCATCGCGAGCATGCGAGTACGGTAATAGGTTACCCAATTGGCAAAGTTTGTATACTCTTCAGTGTAAGTACACGTATTTGTGTTGATGGCTGCACAATCGGTTCTTTCAGCACCCTTGCTGGTAGAGCCGGGCGCGGTATAACTGGTTTGGGCAGTCGTAATTTCCTGATATATCAGGCTGCCAGGAATATCCGTGTTATTCGTGGATAATTGTGTGGCCGTATAGCTGCCTCCCGACCCGGAAAAAGTCACTTGTATCGGACTGGCCGGGTTGAGGGCATCCCCGGCAAAGGTACTAAAATCAAAACTACTGCCATTGTTGCTGATGACAACATTGCCTGCCAATTTGCAAGCGCCTGTCATGGAGGAGTTACAGAGATTATTTTGTACGCGGGTAGAGACCGTCGTGGCATCGGAGCTCGAAGTGGTCTCAGCAGACAGCAACTCAATATTATTGATTTTGACGCTGGTTACTTTCACCGAGCGACTGATATTAAAACTCAACCGGTAACGTGCAATTGGCTCCCTTAAAAAAATATACCGGTTGCTATCATTTACGGTGGGGACGTCGTTGCGTATGCCTTGGCAACGGTCTTGCACGCCACTGCTGGAATCAAGCGCTCTTTTTTTGGAAGCAGTCTCCGAATTACACCAGCGCAAGGTGGCGGGATAATTGTAGGCAACGCCATTAATACTTGTTTTTGTTTTAGAAACTACACAACTGGTCAATGCCGGGGTGGTACAAAACTCTCCAGGTACATATGCGTAATAATAAGCGCTTCCACCGCGCGTAATATTGCCGTAATAAGTGCTGACGCCTTCTGAAAAGCCGCTATATGAGGTTTTATTGGCAAGGCTGGTCCCCAAATAATTGAGTGGCGTACTGTAAGTCACCTCAGGGTTGTAAAACTGGGTATTGTAGGCCGAGTTACTGAATAGCCAGTCAGGCGCGTCATAGGTATATAAGGACCAGCCACTGTAATAAGTGCGGCCATCCGGGTCATCTGAGGCCCAATCTGGCGTGTAATTAAAGCCCATGCTGCCGGAGTTATCCAGCACAAACATCAGATTGGGTTTTACATCCGAGCTCCCGGAAGTTTGCAGCGGCATGGTGGCCAGGTCGAGAAACTCCGCCATGACCAAACCAGGCAATGCCAGTATCAGGAAAACAATTGTATGAATGCAACGTGTTGGTTTCATCATTCCACCTGTTTAGTTGGAGATAAATGACTGCATATAAGTCACCGTATTTTTAGGGCCAGCAATACGCAAAGTAACCCGGTAGAGTGGCGAGTCCGAACTTGAGACGCAACGTTTGAACAGCTCCACGTTGTTGATATTGTGTGAGCAGTTTTCACCATTGTTGGGCGAGCTGGCCATCATGCAGCGCGAGGCATTGGTGGCTGCACTGCCTGCATTGATTTCGGCATTGCTGAAGTTACACATGCGCTCAATGACAAAGCGAATCTGATTACCCTGACGGTCCATGCCATTACGAATTTCGTCATTGCCGTCGGTCTGGTTAGGGACCTGGCTACTGTTGCTGTCATCCCAGGTCATGGTAGTGAGCTGCTTGCCATCACAAATCTGTGCATCCGGATTAGTATCAAACTGACTGCAGTTTGCGTAATAGCCCAGCTGCGGATGATGGGTGGTACTGACCTCAAGCACGACGTTTTTGGCAATATATTCAGTAATTCCTTCTAGCACGACATTGGCCGTGGTCGTCGCGGATTGGCGATAGACGAGGTTGCCGGACACCAGCGCATTGGTATCTACGCTACGGATCAAGGCAACGGCGGCAATAGACATCACCGCCAGCGCCAGCAAGGCAAAAAACAAGACGATCCCTCGCTGTGCTAAGGGCAGCCGGGCTTGATTGGAAGGGGTATACGGATCAGAGCGCATCACGATTCCAAAGAATATTTCTGAGAGGAATGTTGGCCTCAAAGGTCCGGTAGCGATACTGTTGCCATTGAGGCACCGCTGTTAAATCGACATTGGCAGGATTGGCATCTGCCTGCCATACACAGACCTTGGCGAGCCCGGCAACGGAACCATTACATGCCTGGCTAACGGCTTTTTTCTGTAGATTACCATCCCTGGTCACCACCGCAATGCGGATGGCACGGATACGGTTTCTGTCGATGAGCGAAATCGTGTCACCAAAGATGCCGGTGGCATCCACCCAGCGGTCAACCCGGTTTAAAAAGCCGGCAGCCGTGGCCGAGGGCGATGCAGGATCAATGGTGTCAGAGATGCCATATTGCGCCTGCAAGCTCACTATGTCACTGGCGACAGGGATCGCAGCGGCATTGGGGAAAGGATCTGTCCCTGGCGTGCCGCCGCTCCTAGTCAACTCCAGGTTGGCGCTGACGCGGTACTCATACTGGTTCCAGGCGCCCAGGCAAGAGAATCGTACCCAGTCAGCCCCGTTCAAAATCGTTACCGGGCTGGCGGTGGGTGGCGTATTGAGCTCGCTCAGCGTATTGATGGTCCGGTCAGCGTTTAACTTTTTCAGCCTGGCAAGACTACAATTGGGACTGCTCGGCGTTTGGTGATAAAGCACCACATCGTTTTCCTGGCAGCCAATCAGGCGGCCATCCAGGGTAGGCGTAGTAATCGTGCCCGTCGCACGCAGTGACGCACCTCCGCTGGCCGGATTACCATAGCGAATGCGCACAATATCACTGCCTGCGCCGCCATCCACAATCACCACGGGTGATAAATTGATGACGACGCCCCCTTGATTGATGGATGTATCGATCGGGCACAACAACGGGGATGGGTCTGAGCTGTTATAAAGCGGCAGTCCATATCCGGCATTCTGCGCA
It includes:
- a CDS encoding DUF1993 domain-containing protein, producing the protein MQLYDASIAPLIRNLQNLEHILRQGEAYAEQKKVAPEVLLNSRLYVDMYPLTKQVQLVSDMSKGAGGRLAGIDIPQYADDEASFEQLYARIAKTVAFLEAIKPSQLEGAEHKEVVLTIRKVDLTFTGLDYLEKWVMPNVYFHVTTAYNILRHLGVPLGKTDYLGQKR
- a CDS encoding YifB family Mg chelatase-like AAA ATPase — encoded protein: MSLAVLYSRALSGMDAPEVVVEVHLANGLPSFTIVGLPETEVKESKDRVRAAIQTAQFEFPARRITVNLAPADLPKEGGRYDLPIALGILAASGQLPKQALANYVIAGELALTGELRPIRGALAMTYQLIQGPAHKRAAILPQESAHEASLVEGCSIFAANSLLEVCAHLSGKQSLSPHPLVLSESSLSFPDYLEVKGQLRAKRALEIAAAGQHSLLMSGPPGTGKSMLANRFNSILPDMTTQEALESAAILSLTGQFPASQWKKRPFRAPHHTASAVALVGGGSVPRPGEISLAHHGVLFLDELPEFDRKVLEVLREPLESGNITISRAARQATFPAQFQLLAAMNPCPCGYYGHYNQRCRCTPEQILRYKNKLSGPLLDRIDMNIDVPALKPEELSHDHHGEQSAAIRARVIQARERQLTRQQKPNAALGALEISTHCQLGEQANHLLQMAVQKFSLSARSYHRILKVARTIADLAQAEYILDKHIAEALQYRRHDY
- a CDS encoding accessory factor UbiK family protein translates to MLFSNEKIKELSFKIKQLIDSSPISELETNLHALIQGMLPKMELVSREEFDIQAALLARTQQQLKQLEEKISQLEQANAAIK
- a CDS encoding PilC/PilY family type IV pilus protein, with protein sequence MMKPTRCIHTIVFLILALPGLVMAEFLDLATMPLQTSGSSDVKPNLMFVLDNSGSMGFNYTPDWASDDPDGRTYYSGWSLYTYDAPDWLFSNSAYNTQFYNPEVTYSTPLNYLGTSLANKTSYSGFSEGVSTYYGNITRGGSAYYYAYVPGEFCTTPALTSCVVSKTKTSINGVAYNYPATLRWCNSETASKKRALDSSSGVQDRCQGIRNDVPTVNDSNRYIFLREPIARYRLSFNISRSVKVTSVKINNIELLSAETTSSSDATTVSTRVQNNLCNSSMTGACKLAGNVVISNNGSSFDFSTFAGDALNPASPIQVTFSGSGGSYTATQLSTNNTDIPGSLIYQEITTAQTSYTAPGSTSKGAERTDCAAINTNTCTYTEEYTNFANWVTYYRTRMLAMKTAASQAFKALDSRYRVGFVTINNSSSNYLPLAPFDSSQKQSWYDKLFAVNPSGGTPLRTALANVGQHYAGKKTLGTDDPIQYACQSNFTLLTTDGYWNDPSNPTRINGSTAIGNQDGGSTPAPQFDSSNKSNTLADTAKYFYDTDIRDSTLSNCTGSLGSSVCGTATDYPKQNMVTLTLGLGIAGTLLYTDDYKTQTTGDFKDLSATPMRKNWPDPTLKENGTRIDDLWHAAVNAGGTYYSASNPKLLRESLAKGLSEIKSIQGASAAAAASSLAPTNGDNFQYVASYQSVKWTGNLEARTVNTNSLQTSETAVWCVENVAAEACTSPATAYTGPDSNLYCKTSNSTDSTCSNANGSLGSVLNFGDATACYVPIARSCDGKLKTQIGQRKIYFNNNNARADFKPGNLPAAYRTKLEEGYNALSQMKALPATDPKMTDTQKADKLVDYLIGNKTYEDNSMNTAPANRLFRERQATLGDISQSRPSYFRASNVDYLDPGYKAYKTWAKTRTAAVYVGANDGMLHAFNANDGTELWAFIPSPVIPNLANLADKEYGANYHTNYVNGSPVVTDICISACTGDNAEWRTILVSGLNGGGRGYFALDVTTPENPQVLWEFYAQPDGINNTLGYSFGNPMVTKMLDGRWVVLLTSGYNNGTNARKLNDGTFVANNPVGDGRGYLYVLDARTGSLLKTLTTGEGDAANPSGLAKISGYAEQMFENNTVLNVYGGDLNGNIWRFNINTNTVNKIASLTAGGGAAQKVTTQPELGKVDKNMVVMVGTGKFLEPADLTNTPQNSVYVFKDSGQTTPIGRSQLTTQVLSGDRTVSSTGTVNFDSGYGWVLDFPVGERVNLDPLLLNGALMMPTLVPSSEACSGAGYGWFNFFNYKKGGSLLPGGAISERMTTPAVGFNIVYDGNGVPHVVVTGSNDPTPQQLSLDDQIFGLSGSSKATVIFKQKSNGSYGTKQSWRELIQ
- a CDS encoding pilus assembly PilX N-terminal domain-containing protein, encoding MRSDPYTPSNQARLPLAQRGIVLFFALLALAVMSIAAVALIRSVDTNALVSGNLVYRQSATTTANVVLEGITEYIAKNVVLEVSTTHHPQLGYYANCSQFDTNPDAQICDGKQLTTMTWDDSNSSQVPNQTDGNDEIRNGMDRQGNQIRFVIERMCNFSNAEINAGSAATNASRCMMASSPNNGENCSHNINNVELFKRCVSSSDSPLYRVTLRIAGPKNTVTYMQSFISN
- a CDS encoding PilW family protein, giving the protein MNRAGTKSQRLQSGFSLVELLVGLLIGLVATLAISNLFTGFEARKRAITGGSDAQSNGVLAMYYMQRDAQNAGYGLPLYNSSDPSPLLCPIDTSINQGGVVINLSPVVIVDGGAGSDIVRIRYGNPASGGASLRATGTITTPTLDGRLIGCQENDVVLYHQTPSSPNCSLARLKKLNADRTINTLSELNTPPTASPVTILNGADWVRFSCLGAWNQYEYRVSANLELTRSGGTPGTDPFPNAAAIPVASDIVSLQAQYGISDTIDPASPSATAAGFLNRVDRWVDATGIFGDTISLIDRNRIRAIRIAVVTRDGNLQKKAVSQACNGSVAGLAKVCVWQADANPANVDLTAVPQWQQYRYRTFEANIPLRNILWNRDAL